In Planctobacterium marinum, the DNA window GTCTGCTGGCAAACGGAAAACGTTGTCGAATGACAGGTGCCAATGTTATGTTTTTATCATATTTAATGCGGTACGTGAAATTTGATTACCATAATGCGAAAAAAATAACGTTCCACATTGGGTGCTTGGTTTGCAACTCGGTTGCCGATGCCTGATAACAGCCCGTTTATTTCCGTTGATTTGGCAGATGCCATTTACAGAATCAGCCACCAAAAGTAACATCGAGTATTGGCAATGGTAGCGCCAGAAAAAGCGCGCTCTCAAAGCCTGGTGATTTAACCCTTACAATAATAACAAGCCGGATTTCATGAACGACGACATTACAATTTCCCAAGACGGTGTAGAACAACTACCGATTCGACGTTTTGCCGAAGATGCTTACCTGAATTATTCCATGTACGTGATCATGGACAGGGCTTTGCCGCACATAGGTGATGGCTTAAAACCCGTGCAAAGGCGTATTGTCTATGCCATGTCGGATTTGGGTTTAAGTGCCAATGCTAAATACAAAAAATCAGCCCGTACTGTGGGTGACGTATTAGGTAAATTCCACCCCCACGGCGACTCCGCTTGTTATGAAGCTATGGTGCTGATGGCCCAACCCTTTTCTTATCGCTATCCCTTGGTGGATGGTCAGGGTAACTGGGGTGCGCCGGATGATCCCAAATCCTTTGCAGCAATGCGTTACACCGAAGCTAGGTTATCCCGTTTTAGTGAAGTCTTATTACAAGAGATAGGGCAAGGCACTGTTGACTGGCAACCCAACTTTGACGGCACCCTGAAAGAGCCGAAAGTATTACCCGCCCGCCTGCCACATATTTTGCTCAACGGGGTAACCGGTATTGCGGTGGGCATGGCCACGGATATTCCACCGCACAATGTGCGAGAGCTGGCCAACGCCTGCGCCCACTTGCTAGATAACAGCAAAGCAGACCTCAGTGAATTGATGGAGTTTGTGCAAGGGCCGGATTATCCCACAGAAGCCGAAATCATTACCCCAAAAGACGATATTCGCAAGTTGTATGAAACGGGCAAGGGCTCCATCAAGATGCGCGCGGTTTTCCACGAAGATAACGGTGATGTCGTTATAACCGCTTTACCTCATCAAGCGTCAGGCGCGAAAGTACTGGAACAGATTGCCGCGCAAATGACAGCGAAAAAGCTACCTATGGTTAGCGATTTGCGGGACGAATCAGATCACGAAAACCCGGTGCGCCTGGTATTGACACCTCGCTCAAATCGGGTGGATGTAGAGCAAATGATGCAGCACCTGTTTGCCACCACCGATCTTGAGAAAAACTATCGTGTTAATCTCAATATGATTGGCCTCGACGGGCGTCCTCAGGTTAAGACCCTGGCCATGATCCTCAGAGAGTGGCTAGAGTACCGCAAAGCAACGGTAACTCGTCGGCTGCAATATCGCCTGGATAAAGTCTTGGCGCGCTTGCATATTTTGGAAGGTTTGTTGATTGCTTTCTTAAATATTGACGAAGTGATCCGCATCATCCGCTATGAAGATGAGCCTAAACAAGAATTGATGAAACGCTTCGCGCTCACTGATACCCAAGCCGAAGCCATCTTAGAATTAAAATTACGTCATCTTGCCAAACTGGAAGAAATGAAAATCAAGGGGGAGCAAGATGAGCTGAACGCCGAACGCGAAAAACTGGAACAATTACTCAGCTCAGATCGCCGTCTGAAAACCTTGATCAAAAAAGAGATTCTGGCAGATGCCGAAAAATACGGTGATGAGCGTCGCTCCCCTATCGTTGAGCGGGGCGAAGCTAAAGCCCTGTCTGAGAAAGAGCTGGTGCCTTCAGAAGCAGTTACCGTAGTGCTATCAGAAAAAGGTTGGGCCCGCTGTGCCAAAGGCCATGATGTTGACGTTGTGGGCTTGAGTTATAAAGCTGGTGACAAATATCTCAGTAGCGCCAAGGGTCGCAGTAATCAGCAAGTGGTGTTTATGGATACCTCAGGGAGGGCTTTCTCTTGTGATGCTCACAGCCTGCCCTCGGCAAGAAGCCAGGGTGAGCCACTGACCGGGCGCTTTTCTGTAGTCGCTGGTGAAAGCTTCGAGCACGCCATCATGGCGGAAGACAGCCAGAAATTTCTGATATCCTCCGATGCTGGTTACGGTTTTGTCGGGCAATTCACTGATATGTTGAGCAAAGCCAAAGCCGGCAAAGCTTACCTTTCGCTGCCCACAGGAGCGAAAGCCATGCGACCGGGACGAGTGCACAACCTGGAAACCGACTGGTGTATGGCCATTTCTAACGAAGGCCGTTTACTGCTATTCCCCCTCAAAGATCTGCCCAGTTTAGGCAAGGGCAAAGGGAATAAAATTATCAGCATTCCTTCGGCCAGATCACAATCCCGAGAGGAATATGTCAGTATTCTTGAGGTGGTGCCAGATGGTGCATCAGTGAAAGTCACTGCCGGCAAACGCTCCATGACGCTCAGCTCCAAAGACTTAGAGCATTATCGCGGTGAACGTGGCCGCCGTGGTAACAAGTTACCACGCGGATTGCAGCGAGTGGATGCGGTTGAAATCGAATTAGCCGCTGCAGCACAGGCTCCTGAGCTTGGTGCGGAAGAGCCCCCTTCCAGCGAGGAGTAAGCTATGTGTGGCCGACTCAATGTTACCGATGCTCCGGGTGTCAGAGCTCTGTGCGACACCCTGGACATAGAGCTTGGGTACGAGCCGCAGATCTTCCAGCGTTACATTGGCGCTGCCAGTAAAGTGTCCATTGTGCGAGAGAAAAATGGCAAGCGCATTATGGAAAACGCCATCTGGTGGTTGCTACTGGAGCCCACCGAAACGGGCTTTAAACCCTCTCGGTATACCAGCATTAACACCCGTTACGATAGCCTGAACAATCCCCGTAAAGCGGGCTATCGTCCCTTTCGTCAAAGTCGAATTCTGATCCCAGTAATGGGTTTTGGCGAGTCGGAATACAAGTCAGGAAAACTACTGCACTGTCATGATATGCAGGCCAAAGAAGGAGGCCTGCTGATGGCGGGTTTGTGCAAAGAATGGCGTCATTCTGGCACCGGGGAAAGCATCACATCTTGTTCAGTGATCACCTTGCCGCCCCATCCCAAACTGCAAAATATTCATTCCAAATCAACTCCTATGATGTTCCCTCAGGATAGTGCACTTATCGATGCCTGGCTGGATGGAACTAACCAACAAGTAGAACAATTTGAGCCTTTATTGCAACCCGCAATTTACCAGGACTTAAAGATTCAGCAGATCAGCAAGCCAAGTAAATTTAACGATACCTTGGGCGAGCCGTTTGAAATTGTTGCTGACTGAACAGCCTCGCCAAACTATGCCAGCATGGTCAATAACTGACGACAGGAACCCACCAGACTGGGATCTAGCCAATGAATATCTTCAACCTCTTGCTCTATAAAAATGCCGTTGTACCAGTTTTTTAAATCCTTACCAATACCTTCCACAACCGGTAATAAAGCACTTGGCAGTAATCCCTCATCAGCGCTGTATTTCAGGTGTAATTCCGAAATCGTGGTACCCAGTTCGGTAAATTCTTCGATATAGAAAAGTGTGTTACCTATTGCCTGAAATTCGGTAAATAAATCGACAGCATCAATAAGGTCCTCGTCCTTGCTTTTTGCAATCTCACAGAAGTTAAGTAAATCGTCAATGCATTCACCCAGTGTATTGATATCTGTTTGGCGAGTTGTGGTTTGGGTTAGGAACTGCTGGGCTGAGAGCTTAGCCGATGAGCTCGTACTAACTAAAACCCCGGGTTCATCCAGGTCAAAATCAAAAAATTCGTCACCGAACTGAGCCTCCCGCGCTTCGCTGCGCAGCCCCTTGGTAAACAATCTGGCATCAGACTTTAGCTGCTTTTCTTCGGATGCTCTTTTCTGAGTAGCCAACTCGGCAATATCCATTTCGTCTGATTCATATTCAACCAGTTCGGTCAGAAAGCTTTTGAAGTTTTCACTGCGGTGTTTGAGTCGGTCTAAGGTGGTTTTGAGTTTAGTCAGGTCTTTTTGGATAGAGACAAAAAATAAGGTTTTGCCGTTATCATCTCGAACGTGATGAATATTCCACTCTACGTAATATTCGCTGCCATCCTTTCGATAATTTACCGTGGCACCATAAAAGGGCTCACCATTTCGTAAGTTGTGTTTTAATCGCTCAATCACCTCCGGACTGGTTTTTTCTCCCGAGAGAATTGATGGGCGTTTTCCCAACAGCTCATCCAGTTCATAGCCGGTCATCTTGCAGAACACCGGGTTGGCGTACAGGATTTTGTGATCCTGCACTTCCGGTGTGGTGATCAGTAACGAATCAAACGTATTCAGGACAAATAACTCCAGCACTCTGCCTAAAGAATCTCCCGCCAGATTGCGAAAGACATCGAACCCCGCCTCCTTGTGAATATTCGCCAGCACTTCAGTTTCCACTATCACCACCTCGAAAAATATTGATAACAAGTACGAGATAAGTTTAGTAAAGGATTAAAAAAACTTTGAATGCGAGTTCTTAGAGCAAAATCCGCACATGATTGAACAGGGTGCAGAATTGTTATCCATTATCCGTGTCGTCATTCTCATGTGACTCGGTATCTAATTCCGAAGCATCCGAGGACGGTTCCAGGGATGTATTTTCCTTTTGTGCCTCCCGCAAAGCCTCAAGGCGAGCTGAAGATTCTTCCGCTGAAAGTGTCTTCGGCGAGGTATCCTGTATCTCTGCTAATGGCTGCTGGTAATCCGGCGAGGTTTCCTCCACATGGAGTTGAGCCGGAACAGAATCACTTTGAGCCAGCATTATCAGCCATACCAATACCAGTGCTGCAAAAACCAATACTGACCTGTTGCGAGCACTAGCGCTAAGCTTATCTTTAGTTAACAGATAAAACAGGCCTGCAACAATACAGGCAATCACGATTTCCGGAATGGCTTCAATAATCGAATCCATAATCACACCTAATTCTTTTTACTTTTCGCGGTTTGTTTAACCTGCTCGGCAAATACCGCCTGTTGCAAACCTAAGGAACCCAGTGCCTCAACAGGCACAAACACCTTGTTCTTGGACTCCGCCATTTTCTCTAAAACCTCCAAAGAACGGTACGACAAATACTTATCAGTGACGGACTTAGCCAGAATCTCATTAACTTCTTTGGTGGCTTCGGCTTTTTCACGGTCGATGGCACGCTGCATTTGCGCTTGGGCCAACTCTCGTTCTTGCTGAATTTTTTGGATTTCAAACTGGGCTTTTTCCCGTTCGATTTGTTCCCTGCGCTCAGCGGCTTGCTCTTTCGCTTTAGTAATTATTTCCGGGAATTGCACATCAGCCAGACCCAATCGTTTCAGTTTGAGCGGCGCGGCCTTGAGCGCTTCACCAATAGCGTTTTGCAATTCAGCGCTCAACCGCTCACGAGAACTGGCAACCTCATTGATTGTGTATTTGGCCATTATCTGACGGGCGACATCCCGAATAATAGGCTGAGCATAGGTAACATAAATCTTGTTAAAGGAAATCAAGCCCTTTTCAGCCGGAACGCGTTTGTAGATATTATCGATTTGGGCATCATCTACGCTTACAGTCATGCGCAGGTCAAAACCCATATTCAATTGGTCTTTGGGCATGAACAAGGCAAAGCGCTCGGTTACCGGCTGGTCGGAAGTTTCCAATAACACGAGGGAATCACAATAGGCAAAACAGGGATCTAAACGAAACCGAGAGGGACCATAGTTATCCTTTTTATAGCCATCTTTAGTGAGTACTTTACCGATATGTGCCGGCGGAACCTGTACCTTTTCGCCAAACAGGCTACAACCCGACACCAGCAACAAAGCGCTGGTCACTATTACGGCTCTTAACATCAATACCTTCATCACGGCTCTTCCCTATTTAAATTTCAGTGTTGAGGGCTAAAAATAACACCTCTGTGGGGATGTGCAATGAGTAATAATCGAGAAACGTAGATACAATAAAAAAAATGCAGAGTTGTAAAGCAACTCTGCAAATGAAGGAAAGATATCAAGGAACTTTCTACAGGAACAATAGAAACTGGAGATTTCTATAGTGTCTAGTATATTCAGTTAACCTAAACCTAATCTGAATAGAAACTAACGTTCAACCGCTTACTCAGAATGAGCAGAAAGAGCAACTAACATCTATAGTTGTATGAAGGTCGATGTAGTCAAATCTTGCGATGAAATTGTTTTCAAACCCAAATGCGAAATTAAAAAGCAGGCACGGACAATACCAGATAGCGGTTTTGGGAAACATCGTTGCTGTTTCAGCTGCAGGAACAGCCAGCCGGGAAGCGATTGAGAGATACAACAAGGATATGATGGA includes these proteins:
- the parC gene encoding DNA topoisomerase IV subunit A; the protein is MNDDITISQDGVEQLPIRRFAEDAYLNYSMYVIMDRALPHIGDGLKPVQRRIVYAMSDLGLSANAKYKKSARTVGDVLGKFHPHGDSACYEAMVLMAQPFSYRYPLVDGQGNWGAPDDPKSFAAMRYTEARLSRFSEVLLQEIGQGTVDWQPNFDGTLKEPKVLPARLPHILLNGVTGIAVGMATDIPPHNVRELANACAHLLDNSKADLSELMEFVQGPDYPTEAEIITPKDDIRKLYETGKGSIKMRAVFHEDNGDVVITALPHQASGAKVLEQIAAQMTAKKLPMVSDLRDESDHENPVRLVLTPRSNRVDVEQMMQHLFATTDLEKNYRVNLNMIGLDGRPQVKTLAMILREWLEYRKATVTRRLQYRLDKVLARLHILEGLLIAFLNIDEVIRIIRYEDEPKQELMKRFALTDTQAEAILELKLRHLAKLEEMKIKGEQDELNAEREKLEQLLSSDRRLKTLIKKEILADAEKYGDERRSPIVERGEAKALSEKELVPSEAVTVVLSEKGWARCAKGHDVDVVGLSYKAGDKYLSSAKGRSNQQVVFMDTSGRAFSCDAHSLPSARSQGEPLTGRFSVVAGESFEHAIMAEDSQKFLISSDAGYGFVGQFTDMLSKAKAGKAYLSLPTGAKAMRPGRVHNLETDWCMAISNEGRLLLFPLKDLPSLGKGKGNKIISIPSARSQSREEYVSILEVVPDGASVKVTAGKRSMTLSSKDLEHYRGERGRRGNKLPRGLQRVDAVEIELAAAAQAPELGAEEPPSSEE
- a CDS encoding SOS response-associated peptidase family protein, which gives rise to MCGRLNVTDAPGVRALCDTLDIELGYEPQIFQRYIGAASKVSIVREKNGKRIMENAIWWLLLEPTETGFKPSRYTSINTRYDSLNNPRKAGYRPFRQSRILIPVMGFGESEYKSGKLLHCHDMQAKEGGLLMAGLCKEWRHSGTGESITSCSVITLPPHPKLQNIHSKSTPMMFPQDSALIDAWLDGTNQQVEQFEPLLQPAIYQDLKIQQISKPSKFNDTLGEPFEIVAD
- a CDS encoding SPFH domain-containing protein, which produces MKVLMLRAVIVTSALLLVSGCSLFGEKVQVPPAHIGKVLTKDGYKKDNYGPSRFRLDPCFAYCDSLVLLETSDQPVTERFALFMPKDQLNMGFDLRMTVSVDDAQIDNIYKRVPAEKGLISFNKIYVTYAQPIIRDVARQIMAKYTINEVASSRERLSAELQNAIGEALKAAPLKLKRLGLADVQFPEIITKAKEQAAERREQIEREKAQFEIQKIQQERELAQAQMQRAIDREKAEATKEVNEILAKSVTDKYLSYRSLEVLEKMAESKNKVFVPVEALGSLGLQQAVFAEQVKQTAKSKKN
- a CDS encoding PAS domain-containing protein, with amino-acid sequence METEVLANIHKEAGFDVFRNLAGDSLGRVLELFVLNTFDSLLITTPEVQDHKILYANPVFCKMTGYELDELLGKRPSILSGEKTSPEVIERLKHNLRNGEPFYGATVNYRKDGSEYYVEWNIHHVRDDNGKTLFFVSIQKDLTKLKTTLDRLKHRSENFKSFLTELVEYESDEMDIAELATQKRASEEKQLKSDARLFTKGLRSEAREAQFGDEFFDFDLDEPGVLVSTSSSAKLSAQQFLTQTTTRQTDINTLGECIDDLLNFCEIAKSKDEDLIDAVDLFTEFQAIGNTLFYIEEFTELGTTISELHLKYSADEGLLPSALLPVVEGIGKDLKNWYNGIFIEQEVEDIHWLDPSLVGSCRQLLTMLA